CCTCCCCCTGGTCGCGATTGGCCAGCGCATGAGCGAGCGGCTCGGTGTTCAGATCGGTAGCCACATCACTTTCTCCGCGCAGGACAAGCCCATCAATGCCATTGTGGGAGCCATCATCAAGTCTGACGGCCAACACGCTTTCTCACGCGCCGAGTTCATTCTGCCCAGGGCTCCGTTGCAGGGCTTTCCTGTCGTCTGGTATGGAGGAGCGCATGTCGACCCCAAACAGGTAGGTCAACTGGAGCGCGCCATGTATGCGGCTTATCCGACGGTGACGGTTATTGACGTGGCGCAGGCGCTGGAAACCATCCGGCAGGTTGTCCTGCAGATCACTGTGGTCATCCAGTTTCTTTCGGCATTCTCCATCTTTGCAGGTCTGGTCATCCTGGCCTCGTCCATCGCCGGCACGCGCTATCGCCGCATCCGCGAGGTGGTTGTGCTCAAGACGCTCGGCGCGACACGCTCCCGCATTGCAACGGTCTTCTCCATTGAGTTCGCCGTGCTTGGCCTGGTCTCCGGCGTCACCGGAGTGCTTTTCGCTACCCTGGTCGCCCGCTTCCTCCAGCGGCAGATGGAGATCGAGTTCCATCTGCCATGGGGTACTGATTTGCTGATGATCCTTGGTTCCGCCTCGATGGCTGTGCTCACCGGCTGGATCGCCAGCCACCGCGTTCTCGGTCAGAAACCGCTGGAGGTTCTGCGGGAAGAGTAGCCCACTGAATCTATTTCGATATCGAAGCATCTATTCTACTGTTATGCAGATCGGAATCGACAGCTTCGTGGATTACACGCCGGACGAGTCCGGCAACATCGTCTCTCCGCAGCAGCGTATGGCAGACCTGCTGGAGGAGATCGCGCTCGCCGACAAGGCTGGCCTTGCTGCCTTTGGTATCGGCGAGCATCATCGCCCGGACTACCTTGCCAGCTCCCCGGCCACGATCCTGGCTGCAGCTGCGGCCATCACGAAGAACATTCGCCTGCAGAGTTCGGTCACGGTGCTTAGCTCGGACGAGCCCGTCCGCGTCTTTCAGCAGTTCGCCACGGTGGACCTGATCTCGAATGGCCGTGCGGAGATCGTCGTTGGCCGTGGCTCGTTTACAGAGAGCTACCCGCTCTTTGGTTACGACCTGAAGCTCTACGACAAGCTCTTTGCGGAGAAGCTTGACCTGCTGCTCCACCTGCGGGAGGAGACCAACGTCACCTGGGAGGGGGAACTGCGTCCGTCCCTGCACGGTGAAGGAGTCTACCCGCGCCCGGTACAAAAGAAGCTGCCTATCTGGCTCGGTGTAGGCGGAACGCCGCAGTCATTTGCGCGTGCCGGCCTGCTCGGCCTGCCGTTGATGGTTGCCGTCATCGGCGGAGAGCCGCACCGCTTCCGCCCGCTGATTGACCTCTACCGTAAGGCTTACCTGCAGTCCGGCCACCCGGAGCAGGAGATGAAGGTTGGCCTGCATGTTCTCGGCTTCCTGGCGGATACCGACCAGAAGGCAGGCGACACGATGTTTCCAGTCTGGCAGCGCCAGTTCGCGAAGATCGGCGCCGAACGTGGCTGGGGTGCTCCGCAGACCCGCGCACAGTTTGACGGCAATGCATCGCCAGCAGGAGCGTTCTTTGTCGGCAGCCCGCAGACGGTCGCTGCCAAGCTGAAGTACGTCAATGAAGTGCTCGGCGGAGTCGACCGCGTGAATATCCAGCTCACCTCCGGCACCCTGCCGCATGAGGACGTGATGCGCGCGGTCGAGCTTCTGGGCGAAGCCGCAAAGCTGACCGTCTGAAGTTCTGCTCACATAAAGCAAGCCGCGTTCTGCGGCGACACTCCCTGTACCTGCCCCTGGATGGCAAGTACAGGGAGTATCAGCTGTTCTTCAATATTTCTCAGGATCAGGCGCTAAGCTTGCCGCGACCGGTGTCATAGCGTTGACCAAAAACGTCCTAGGCAATACACTGACTTAGGTGAGTTGATCGCGCGGCGGTAAGCGCAGTCCTCGCTGGCCAATCTTAAAGATTGCCCTCTCGTTCAATGGTAGGACAGTCGGCTCTGAACCGATCAATCGGGGTTCGAATCCCTGGGGGGCAACCAAGCGCGCACTTCCGCGCATCTTCTCGCACTACTTAGAATCCTTGAAAACCAATAAAACCAATAAAAACAATGATTTACTTCTCTCTTGAGTGCGCTGACGTCCGAAAACGGACGGGGACAGCCGCGCTTTTTTGTGGGTACGATTGTGGGTATATTTAGGCAATCCTGTGGGTACGCGAAATACCCGCGTTTGGGAGGCATAAATGGGACTCACTCTCAAAGAAATTGAGAACGCTAAACCACTAGCCAAGCAATACAAGTTGGCGGACAGTCGCGGCCTCTGTCTCTTAGTCACTCCTTCGGGTGGAAAGCTGTGGCGTTGGCGTTATCGGTTCGCTTGTAAAGAGAAGATGATGGCTTTCGGGGAATTCCGGACGGTGTCTCTGAAGGAAGTTCGCGACCTGCATTTCGCCGCTCGTCAGACATTGGCTAACGGGATCGACCGTTGCGATTTCGCCTCTACCTCGAGTCTCTGGGCCTGGCAGCTGGAACCGTAACCAAATGCCTAGCCGCGGTAAGGGCGGCTCGCCCACGAGGCTGTAGATTCCGGCTTGCTCAGCTGCAGGTATTCATCGGGTGAAAGGAGCAAAACAGCTTGGAGCCCGCATGGGATCTGCGCAGTGCATGCGATCTCGCAATGTTGTCTGTGCTTGTGGGCTGCGGCTTACGCCGGGCGGAGCCCTCTGCGCTGACAGTTGAGGATTTACAGATCAGACAAGGGCATTGGGCGATTGTGGACCTCGTCGGCAAAGGCAGTCATGTCCGTACCGTGCCGATGCCTGCTTGGGTGAAGGATGCTGTCGATCATTGGAGAAGTCTGGCGAAGGTGACCTCAGGCCGAGTATTCCGAGCTGTTAGCCGGCATGGGACGCCCTGGGGCAGGGCATATCCGAGAACGTGATCTG
Above is a genomic segment from Terriglobus tenax containing:
- a CDS encoding Atu2307/SP_0267 family LLM class monooxygenase codes for the protein MQIGIDSFVDYTPDESGNIVSPQQRMADLLEEIALADKAGLAAFGIGEHHRPDYLASSPATILAAAAAITKNIRLQSSVTVLSSDEPVRVFQQFATVDLISNGRAEIVVGRGSFTESYPLFGYDLKLYDKLFAEKLDLLLHLREETNVTWEGELRPSLHGEGVYPRPVQKKLPIWLGVGGTPQSFARAGLLGLPLMVAVIGGEPHRFRPLIDLYRKAYLQSGHPEQEMKVGLHVLGFLADTDQKAGDTMFPVWQRQFAKIGAERGWGAPQTRAQFDGNASPAGAFFVGSPQTVAAKLKYVNEVLGGVDRVNIQLTSGTLPHEDVMRAVELLGEAAKLTV
- a CDS encoding Arm DNA-binding domain-containing protein, giving the protein MGLTLKEIENAKPLAKQYKLADSRGLCLLVTPSGGKLWRWRYRFACKEKMMAFGEFRTVSLKEVRDLHFAARQTLANGIDRCDFASTSSLWAWQLEP
- a CDS encoding tyrosine-type recombinase/integrase; protein product: MEPAWDLRSACDLAMLSVLVGCGLRRAEPSALTVEDLQIRQGHWAIVDLVGKGSHVRTVPMPAWVKDAVDHWRSLAKVTSGRVFRAVSRHGTPWGRAYPRT